The Streptomyces capitiformicae genome contains the following window.
GTCGACGGCTACCTGCTGGCGCCCTTCCCGTGGTACGGCCTCGACGAGGCCTTCACGGGGCCGCGCTGGCTGATGCAGGTCGGTACGTCGGCGGAAGGCGCCGTCGAGCACGGTTCGATCGGACACGGCGACGAACCCTCGGTGCGCAACGAGTACGCCACCGGAGCGGACGACGAGGCCAAGGAGCGGTTCGCGGTGGTGGTGACCATCGCCGCGAATCCGTCCCGGAGGAGCGCCGACGGCACGGGGTTGCTGGAAGCCACATCGGTTTCCTCGGCGGCGTGGCTCGCGGGGGTGGGGCTGCTGTCGTTCACGTGGCCGGGGCAGTTGGACCACTCCCTGCGGGACGACTGGCTGGATCAGCAGACCGAGGCGGCGTGGGTGCTGGCCGACGATCTCGCCGGGCCGGACTGGTCGACGCTGTCCCTGCCGGTGGACGGGGTGCCGACGCCGTTCCACTACCGGGAGTCCGAGTTCGGGTGGGTGCTCGCCGGGTCGACCTCTGAGGGGGTGCACGTGGGTGCGTACGGAAGAGGGATGAGCGCGTACGGGCTTGGCTTCGCCATGATCAAGGACATCGGGGAGTACGCATAGCGCAAAGGGCACCGCCTCGTTGGGTGCGGTGCCCTTCTTCGCCGTGGGGATTGGGGTTTGTCGGGGACTTCGGGTTGTGTGTGGTTGCTCACGCAGGCCCCCGCGCCCCTTCGATACCTGCTCTAGAACTTGTTCCTCGGCGTGATGCCCAGGCTCATGCCCGACAAGCCCCTCTGGCGGCCGCCCAGCTTGCCGGCGATCGCTCGTAGGGCCGAGCCCGCCGGGGAGTCGGGGTCGGTCAGGACCACCGGCTTGCCCTCGTCGCCGCCCTCGCGGAGGCGGACGTCGATGGGGATGTTGCCGAGGACCGGGACCGTGGTGCCCGTCGTGCGGGTGAGGCCGTCGGCGACGACCTGGCCGCCGCCCGTGCCGAAGACGTCGACCATCTCGTCGCAGTGCGGGCAGGGGAGGCCGGACATGTTCTCGACGACGCCGACGATCTTCTGGTGGGTCTGGACCGCGATCGAGCCCGCCCGCTCCGCCACCTCGGCCGCCGCCTGCTGCGGGGTCGTCACGATCAGGATCTCCGCGTTCGGGACCAGCTGGGCGACGGAGATCGCGATGTCGCCCGTGCCCGGGGGCAGGTCGAGCAACAGAACATCCAGGTCGCCCCAGTAGACGTCCGCCAGGAACTGCTGGAGCGCCCTGTGGAGCATCGGGCCGCGCCAGACGACGGGGTCGTTGCCCGGCGTGAACATGCCGATCGAGATGACCTTCACGCCGTTCGCGGACGGCGGCATGATCATGTTCTCGACCTGGGTGGGACGGCCGCCGGCGCCCAGCATGCGCGGCACGGAGTGGCCGTAGATGTCGGCGTCGACGACACCGACCTTCAGACCGTCGGCCGCCATCGCCGCCGCCAGGTTCACCGTCACCGAGGACTTGCCGACGCCGCCCTTGCCGGAGGCGACGGCGTACACGCGAGTGAGGGAGCCCGGTTTCGCGAACGGGATCTCGCGCTCGGCCTGGCCGCCGCGCAGCGCGGAGGCCAGCTCACGGCGCTGCTCGTCGCTCATGACGTCGAGTTCGACGTCGACGCGGGTGACGCCCTCGACCCGCGAGACCGCCTCCGTCACACGCTGCGTGATCGTGTCGCGCATGGGGCAGCCGGAGACCGTCAGGTACACGGCGACCGCGACCGCTCCGTCCGCACCGATCTCCACCGATTTGACCATCCCGAGTTCGGTGATGGGCCGGTTGATCTCGGGGTCGTTCACCGTGGCGAGTGCTGCGTGCACGGCGTCACTCGTAGGGGTGGAACCCGGCCTGTGGACAGCCATCCGTCTTCCTTCGCTACTAGTCTCCTGCCTGTGCCATGTGGCGCCGGACAGGGCTTGTCCGTCATGAGGACGCGGACGCGTTCAAGTGAGAGGCCGCTCCCTCTGGGAGAGGCGCAGTCACAAGGACGATGGTACGGCGCTTGGAGCGGCCGTCAGGAACCATCTTCCGGCAGCGCGAAGGTCCGGTGCTCCTCGATCTCCCGCTGGAGATCCTGGAGCTCGGAGCGTAGCCAGTCGCGGGTGGCGACCTCGCCGAGGCCGATACGGAGCGCGGCGATCTCCCTGGTCAGATACTCGGTGTCGGCGATCGAGCGCTCGTTCTGTTTGCGGTCCTGTTCGAGGTTGACCCGGTCGCGGTCGTCCTGGCGGTTCTGCGCGAGGAGGATCAGCGGGGCCGCGTACGAGGCCTGGAGGGAGAGCATCAGCGTCAGGAAGATGAACGGGTACTCGTCGAAGCGCAGGGCGCGGGGCGCGAACACGTTCCACAGGACCCAGACATTGATGGCGACCGTCATCCAGACCAGGAACCGTCCGGTGCCCAGGAACCGTGCGATGCGCTCCGAGAGCCGTCCGAAGGCCTCGGGGTCCCATTCGGGCAGGAACCTGGCCCGGCGGCGCAGCGGCTGGTCCAGGCGCGTACGTGGGCGTGCGGTGGCCCCGGAGAGCGTGCGCTCCCGTACGGGTGCCGCGGAGGACGGCGTGCGCTCGTGCATGGACGCGGCGCTCGCGTGATCCCGCTCGCGCCCCCCAAGCCCCCCGATCCGCCCGTCACGCCTTCCGTGCCCGTCTCGCCTTCCGTGCCCGTCTCGCCCCCCGCGCCCGTCGCGCTCAGGAACCATGGGCCGCCCCCTCGACGTCCCCGTCGTCCTCGTCCAGGTGGAACTCCGTCTCCCGCCAGTCCTCGGGCAGCATGTGGTCCAGTACGTCGTCCACGGTCACCGCGCCCAACAGCGAGCCGCTCTCGTCGACCACGGGCGCCGCGACCATGTCGTACGTCGCGAAGAACCCGGCCACCTCGGGCAGCAGGGCCTCCGGGTCGAGCGGCTGGAGGTCGTCGTCGAGGATCGAGCTGACCAGGTTGTACGGCGGGTCCCGCAGCAGCCGTTGGAAGTGGACCGTGCCGAGGTACTTGCCGGTCGGGGTCTCGTCCGGCGGCCGGCACACATACACCTGGGCGGCGAGCGCGGGGGAGAGGTCGGGCTCGCGGACCCGGGCGAGCGCGTCGGCGACGGTCGCGTCCGGGCGCAGCACGATCGGCTCGGTGGTCATCAGGCCGCCGGCGGTCTTCTCCTCGTACGCCATGAGCCGCCGTACGTCCGCCGCCTCGTCCGGCTGCATCAGCGTCAGCAGCCGCTCCTGCTCCTCCTCCGGCAGCTCGGCGAGCAGGTCGGCGGCGTCGTCCGGATCCATGGCCTCCAGGACGTCGGCGGCCCGCTCCTCCTTGAGCTTGCCGAGGATCTCGATCTGGTCGTCCTCCGGAAGCTCCTCCAGGACATCGGCGAGACGGTCGTCGTCGAGGGCGGCGGCGACCTCGGCCCGGCGCTTGGCGGAGAGGTGGTGCAGCACGTTGGCGAGGTCGGCCGGGCGGAGCTGCTCGAAGGTGGCCAGCAGGCTCTCCGCGCCCTGCCCGTGCTCCTCCAGCGAGAACCCGGTGACCGCCGACCACTCCACGGTCAGCGTCTCGCCCCGGTGCCGCCGGAACGCCCCGCCCTTCCCCTTCCGTACGAACACCCGGTCGATCTCCCAGTCCCGGCGGGCCGGCAGCTGCTGCACCGAGATGTCGAGGACCGTCACCTCCTCACCCGTCTCCACCAGCCGTACGCGACGGTCCAGCAGTTCCCCGATGACGAGCCGCTCGGTGGGCCGCTGCTCGAAGCGGCGCACGTTCAGGACGCCGGTGGTGATGACCTGTCCGGACTGCACTCCCGTGACCCGGGTCATCGGCAGAAAGATCCGGCGCCGCGTGGACAGCTCGACGACCAGGCCGAGCAGCCGCGGCGGCTTCCGCCCGACCCGCAGGATGGCCACGAGGTCACGGACCCGGCCCACCTGGTCGCCGTTCGGGTCGAAGACGGCGACTCCGGAGAGGTGCGAGACGAAGATCCGGGGCGCCAGCGCCGCCATGAGCCGCCCCTTCCTTTTGTGTGGGTCTTGTGCTCTCCCTAGGGAGTGAGTCTTTCGCGATAATCACGCGAGTCATACGGGATTGTCCGCCGAGGAGGGCTTCAGGCTAGCCCGTCCCGATCGGATATGCCCTGGTGAGCGGTGCGGACGGACTGCCTCCGTGGCGCGGCGGGAGCCCCGGTACTCTGCGGTACGCCGGGACTCCCCACGAAGAGGTGTGTCGTCTGTGACTCTCATTCCCCGTACCCGAAGGGCCGCACTGGTGAGCGCCGTCTGCACCCTCGTGGCGAGCGGGCTGGGGCTCACCGGCTGCAGCGAGGATCCGAACGAGGGCACCAACGGCGTCGGCAAGCTGCAACCGGCACAGATCCAGAGCAAGACCAAGGCGGCCGCCATCGCGGCGGGCGCGGTCCGGCTCTCCGGGGCCGTGGTGAGCAACGGCAAGACGTACAAGCTGGACATGCGCCTGAAGGCGGACGGCGGTACGGGCTCTGTGACGGCGGAGGGCTCGACCTTCCGGCTGCTGAAGGTCGGCGAGCACCTCTTCCTCAAGGCCGACGCCGACTTCTGGGCCCACGAGGAGGACGGCAAGGGCGGTGACCACGACGCCGGGGCGGCCGCCGCGGACAAGCTGGACGGCATGTATGTGAAGGTGCCGACCGGTGACCCCGCCTACAAGCGCTTCAGCGGCTTCACAGACAAGGACGTCCTCCTCGAGGGCCTGCTCACGCTCCACGGCGCCCTGTCCACCGACGGCTACCACAATCAGTCCGGCACCCGCACCATCCGCATCACCGGCGACAAGGGCTCCGGCGGCACCCTCGACGTCTCCCTGGAAGGCACCCCCTACCCCCTCCGCCTGGTCCGCGCGGGCGACGCCGGCACCATCACCCTCTCCGACTGGGGCGAGGACTTCACCCTGAAGGAACCGGACGAGAAGTCGGTGGTCGACTACGGCAAGCAGCTGCCGACGTCGTAGTGGCGGAGCGTTACTTCTTCGCCTTCTTCGCCTTCCTACGCCGCTTCAGAAGCAGCCTGGGCAACCCCGCCGGAATCGGCCTCCGTGTGGTCGCGGGCGTCGGCAACGGCACCGCCGCCAGGTCGCCGTCGGGCAATGGCACCGTGGTCCCCGTCGGCTCCAGGCGGAGCACCCGGCACTCCCGGCCCCACCGCTCCGGCATGGCCTCACCGTCAGGCGCGTTCAATCGCTTGCCCTTGAGCTCGGCCACCGCGGCCTCCCACTCGGGAGAGCCCGCGGCCAGCTCCACGACCGTCGCGTCCCAGGTCACCAGCCGCCCGCCCTTGTCCTTGCTGCGCACGGTCACCACGGCGGAACCCCCGTCGACGAGCCCCGGCAACGGCTGCTCCCCCGGCCCGTCGCCGATCAGGCACACCGCACCCTCGTGCCAGACATGCCACAGTGCACGCGACGACACCCCGTCGCCCCGCACCCAGATGAGCCCGGACTTCTTGGTGGCCTCCTCGATGAGGGCCCGGTCGAGCAGCTGTTCCGTCATGAACAGCAGCCTAGCCGGGCCCCGCACAACCGCCCGTCGGCTACTAGAGCCACCCGTTCCGCTTGAGCGTGCGGTGGATGCCGAAGCAGATCGCGACCGTGACGGTCAGAACCATCGGGTAGCCGAACTTCCAACCCAGCTCCGGCATGTACTTGAAGTTCATGCCGTACACGCCGCACACCATCGTCGGTACGGCGATGATGGCCGCCCACGAGGTGATCTTCCGCATGTCCTCGTTCTGCGCGACGGAGGCCTGCGCCAGGTTCGCCTGAAGGATCGAGTTGAGGAGCTCGTCGAAGCCGACGACCTGCTCCTGGACGCGGGCGAGGTGGTCGGCCACGTCACGGAAGTACTTCTGGATGTCCGGGTCGACCAGCCGCATCGGCCGCTCGCTCAGCAGCTGCATGGGCCGCACCAGCGGCAGCACCGCGCGCTTGAACTCCATGACCTCGCGCTTGAGTTGGTAGATCCGGCCGGCGTCCGTACCCCGCGGCGTGCCCTTGCGGCCCGGCGAGAACACCTCCGTCTCCACCTCGTCGATGTCGTCCTGCACGGCGTCCGCGACGGCCACGTACCCGTCGACGACGTGGTCGGCGATGGCGTGCAGCACGGCCGAGGGGCCCTTGGCGAGCAACTCCGGGTCGTCCTGCAGCCGGTGGCGCAGCGCGCGCAGCGAACCCTGACCGCCGTGCCGGACGGTGATGAAGAAGTCCCGCCCGGTGAAGCACATGACCTCGCCGGACTCGACCACCTCGCTGGTGGCGGTGAGTTCGTCGTGCTCGACGTAGTGGATGGTCTTGAAGACGGTGAAGAGGGTGTCGTCGTACCGCTCCAGCTTCGGCCGCTGGTGGGCCTGCACCGCGTCCTCCACGGCCAGCGGGTGCAACCCGAACTCCGCGGCGATACCGGAGAATTCGGCCTCGGAGGGCTCGTGCAGCCCGATCCAGACGAAGCCGCCGTCCCGACGCACCTGACGGATCGCCTCGTGCGGGGTCAGGCTGCGCTCGGTGACGACGCGCACGCCGTCGCGGTAGACGGCGCAGTCCACGACGGCCGTGGTCGCCTCCGCCGGGCGCGTGGCGTCGTACGCGCCCCCGTCCTTGCGCAGCGACAGGCGCGAGGTACGGGTCGGGCGGACCGCGGCACGCAGGTTGTTGATCATCGACATGGGCAGACTCCTTCGCAACGAAAGGGCCGCCGACGACGGTTGGAACTACCCGGAATGGGGACGTTTTGACTGCGGATGTTTGGCACGTCCACAAAGCGGGGAGCACCGCACCGTCGCGGTGACAGCTTCGCTTGATGCAGATCAGTTCGCTTGGTTCGGCACAGCGTTTGGGGTAGCGATTCAGATCGGCGATTCAGATCAAGACGGGAAAGAAGTGCTCTTCCGTTGCGCGGCGACCGACAGACGGCGACGGCACGACGCGAGTGAGGGTGGCAGCCAAGCAGAGAGTTGAAGCCAGAGCTACGGAACTCAGTGGGCGGAAGAGCGGGTGGTACTGCACGGTCGACTTCGGTCCATCGCAGCCCCACCTCCTCCGGCCGGTCCCTCGTAAGGGACGTTCCATACCCCACTCGGGGTTCCCCGTAGGGGAGTCAGTTCTCGGCCGAGGTCGTGAGAGCGACGCTTCTGCGTGCTGCTCGTGTGTTGACCTGACCGGCGCCCAAGACTAACAGTCGACTGAAGTGCCAAGGTGCCCGTTTGCCGGTTCCTGACGAGTTCTATGCTCGGCTCATGGTTGATGTTCTTCCGTTGGTGGAGGCCCGTTTGCGCACCGCGCTGGGCGAACCGGACGCGCGCGCCGCGGTCACCTTCCTCGGCACGGACCGCATCGAGGTCCTCCGCTTCACCGACGGAGACCTCGTCCGCTACGCCACCCTCGGTATGTCCGCCCAGCCGATGACCGACCCCGCCGCGATGCTCGCCGACCCCGTCAAGGGCCCGCGCGCCGAGCTCGTCCTGTCCGTACGGCACGGGACGGCCGACACCGACAAGGTGCTCCGCCCGCTCGCCGTGCTCGCCGCGTCACCACAGGTCGAAGGCGTGGTCGTGGCTCCCGGCGCCTCCCTCGACGTGGGTGCGCCGCTCTGGCCCGGCGCCCCCTTCACCTCCGTCCTCGTCGCCGAGTCCGGCGGCCTCGTGGAGGACCTCGAACTGGACGCCCCCGCCGACCCCGTACGTTTCCTGCCCCTTCTGCCGATGACCGCCAACGAGGCCGCCTGGAAGCGGGTGCACGGCGCCCAGGCCCTCCAGGAGCGCTGGCTCACGCAGGGCACGGATCTGCGCGACCCGGTCCGCAAGTCGGTCCCCCTGGACTGATGGGACCGACCGGTCTCGACTCCCCCGTGTGACGGACGGCACGGCGTACGTGACCGGACGACGCCCGACAGGTGGCCGAAAATCG
Protein-coding sequences here:
- a CDS encoding Mrp/NBP35 family ATP-binding protein, with translation MAVHRPGSTPTSDAVHAALATVNDPEINRPITELGMVKSVEIGADGAVAVAVYLTVSGCPMRDTITQRVTEAVSRVEGVTRVDVELDVMSDEQRRELASALRGGQAEREIPFAKPGSLTRVYAVASGKGGVGKSSVTVNLAAAMAADGLKVGVVDADIYGHSVPRMLGAGGRPTQVENMIMPPSANGVKVISIGMFTPGNDPVVWRGPMLHRALQQFLADVYWGDLDVLLLDLPPGTGDIAISVAQLVPNAEILIVTTPQQAAAEVAERAGSIAVQTHQKIVGVVENMSGLPCPHCDEMVDVFGTGGGQVVADGLTRTTGTTVPVLGNIPIDVRLREGGDEGKPVVLTDPDSPAGSALRAIAGKLGGRQRGLSGMSLGITPRNKF
- a CDS encoding DUF1003 domain-containing protein, which encodes MHERTPSSAAPVRERTLSGATARPRTRLDQPLRRRARFLPEWDPEAFGRLSERIARFLGTGRFLVWMTVAINVWVLWNVFAPRALRFDEYPFIFLTLMLSLQASYAAPLILLAQNRQDDRDRVNLEQDRKQNERSIADTEYLTREIAALRIGLGEVATRDWLRSELQDLQREIEEHRTFALPEDGS
- a CDS encoding magnesium transporter MgtE N-terminal domain-containing protein yields the protein MAALAPRIFVSHLSGVAVFDPNGDQVGRVRDLVAILRVGRKPPRLLGLVVELSTRRRIFLPMTRVTGVQSGQVITTGVLNVRRFEQRPTERLVIGELLDRRVRLVETGEEVTVLDISVQQLPARRDWEIDRVFVRKGKGGAFRRHRGETLTVEWSAVTGFSLEEHGQGAESLLATFEQLRPADLANVLHHLSAKRRAEVAAALDDDRLADVLEELPEDDQIEILGKLKEERAADVLEAMDPDDAADLLAELPEEEQERLLTLMQPDEAADVRRLMAYEEKTAGGLMTTEPIVLRPDATVADALARVREPDLSPALAAQVYVCRPPDETPTGKYLGTVHFQRLLRDPPYNLVSSILDDDLQPLDPEALLPEVAGFFATYDMVAAPVVDESGSLLGAVTVDDVLDHMLPEDWRETEFHLDEDDGDVEGAAHGS
- a CDS encoding magnesium and cobalt transport protein CorA produces the protein MSMINNLRAAVRPTRTSRLSLRKDGGAYDATRPAEATTAVVDCAVYRDGVRVVTERSLTPHEAIRQVRRDGGFVWIGLHEPSEAEFSGIAAEFGLHPLAVEDAVQAHQRPKLERYDDTLFTVFKTIHYVEHDELTATSEVVESGEVMCFTGRDFFITVRHGGQGSLRALRHRLQDDPELLAKGPSAVLHAIADHVVDGYVAVADAVQDDIDEVETEVFSPGRKGTPRGTDAGRIYQLKREVMEFKRAVLPLVRPMQLLSERPMRLVDPDIQKYFRDVADHLARVQEQVVGFDELLNSILQANLAQASVAQNEDMRKITSWAAIIAVPTMVCGVYGMNFKYMPELGWKFGYPMVLTVTVAICFGIHRTLKRNGWL
- a CDS encoding suppressor of fused domain protein — encoded protein: MVDVLPLVEARLRTALGEPDARAAVTFLGTDRIEVLRFTDGDLVRYATLGMSAQPMTDPAAMLADPVKGPRAELVLSVRHGTADTDKVLRPLAVLAASPQVEGVVVAPGASLDVGAPLWPGAPFTSVLVAESGGLVEDLELDAPADPVRFLPLLPMTANEAAWKRVHGAQALQERWLTQGTDLRDPVRKSVPLD